The following proteins are co-located in the Pseudomonas antarctica genome:
- a CDS encoding TonB-dependent receptor has translation MKINTLSALLLASGLGSFAPLVLADTTQDVGSVDVAGKQSLGNGHMIREESAKARSTVTKEAMDEMSGTANAIDKLKYTPGINVSSDDASGTSGTNFTMRGMNSDQIGVSVDGVPINDSGNYSVYSNQLGDPENLAEVFATQGSSEADGPHIGSSGGNIGMITLRPTKESGLFAKQIVGANDLRKTFVRVNTGDFGGLKTWVSASHLEGDKWRGKGTLRSDKVEWSSLFEDGNGNSTLATVKYNNQENYNYNTLSKSQFETEGRRKDFSETPVYKSGLLSSSYKLNRNPFESVNATLTQRWQLQDNLSLTVTPYYYWANGGSFSGQTASNLGPKSDKAGNYDLSNLKSLNYYRPSWTETWRPGVTAKMKWDINEEHSLDYGYWYERARQRQTQPFIGINGEGAPDDVWGDYNSGGQVVDKNGATVQGRHYYTITPAQKLWVQDSWQATPDLSFVGGVAYQYVERDGNNLGSLYDTPEKRNTRYHQFLPNFSAKYQVDESNQAFYNVTRNMRTPPNYVLYNKGDSVSLKPELSWNQELGWRYTEDTLALSATLFYISFKDRQLSTTDLNGDYAVINVGKVDNKGLELEWSGLLPHNFNYYASYTYTQSEQKDNVLSKNVLLPTAGKQLANVPENMFNLVFGYDDSRFYGNVAGKYVGSFYGDLTNDEKISGRTVFDLNAGIYLPVDKKVIKSAALRFSMLNVFDKEYLSSARTVSFNSAPVNGLAPSTAYYNVGEERTAMVSLEANF, from the coding sequence GTGAAGATCAACACACTCTCTGCCCTGCTGTTAGCCTCGGGCCTAGGAAGCTTTGCGCCACTGGTTTTGGCAGACACCACGCAGGATGTCGGTTCGGTGGACGTCGCCGGCAAACAGAGCCTGGGCAACGGCCACATGATTCGCGAAGAAAGTGCCAAGGCACGATCGACGGTGACCAAGGAAGCCATGGACGAAATGTCGGGGACCGCCAACGCCATCGACAAACTCAAATACACGCCGGGCATCAACGTTTCCAGTGATGACGCCAGCGGCACCAGCGGCACCAACTTCACCATGCGTGGCATGAACTCCGACCAGATCGGGGTTTCCGTCGATGGCGTGCCGATCAACGACTCGGGCAACTACAGCGTTTATTCAAACCAGTTGGGCGACCCGGAAAACCTCGCCGAAGTATTCGCCACCCAAGGCTCTTCGGAAGCGGACGGCCCGCACATCGGCTCCAGCGGCGGTAACATCGGCATGATCACTCTGCGGCCGACCAAGGAGTCCGGGCTGTTCGCCAAACAGATCGTCGGTGCCAACGACCTGCGCAAGACGTTCGTGCGGGTGAATACCGGCGATTTCGGCGGCCTCAAGACCTGGGTCTCGGCGTCTCACCTGGAAGGTGACAAGTGGCGCGGCAAAGGCACATTGCGCAGCGACAAAGTCGAGTGGAGCAGCCTGTTCGAAGACGGCAATGGCAACTCGACCCTGGCCACGGTGAAATACAACAACCAGGAAAACTACAACTACAACACCCTGAGCAAGTCGCAGTTCGAGACAGAAGGGCGACGCAAGGACTTCTCGGAAACCCCGGTTTACAAGTCGGGTTTGCTGTCGTCGTCCTACAAGCTCAACCGCAACCCGTTCGAAAGCGTCAACGCCACGCTCACTCAGCGCTGGCAGCTGCAAGACAACCTGTCGCTGACGGTCACACCTTATTACTACTGGGCCAACGGTGGCAGTTTCAGTGGCCAGACCGCTTCGAACCTGGGGCCCAAGTCCGACAAGGCCGGCAACTACGACCTGAGCAACCTGAAATCGCTCAACTACTATCGCCCTTCGTGGACCGAAACCTGGCGCCCTGGCGTCACCGCCAAAATGAAATGGGACATCAACGAAGAACACAGCCTGGATTACGGCTATTGGTATGAACGTGCTCGCCAGCGCCAGACCCAGCCCTTTATCGGGATCAACGGCGAAGGCGCACCCGATGATGTGTGGGGTGACTACAACAGCGGCGGCCAGGTGGTCGACAAGAACGGCGCGACCGTACAGGGTCGTCATTACTACACCATCACCCCGGCTCAGAAGCTTTGGGTTCAGGACAGCTGGCAAGCCACGCCGGACCTGAGTTTTGTCGGTGGCGTTGCGTACCAGTACGTCGAGCGCGACGGCAACAATCTGGGCAGCCTGTACGACACGCCGGAAAAACGTAACACCCGTTACCACCAGTTCCTGCCGAACTTCAGCGCCAAGTACCAGGTCGACGAGAGCAACCAGGCGTTCTACAACGTCACCCGCAACATGCGTACGCCGCCGAACTACGTGCTGTACAACAAGGGCGACTCCGTCAGCCTGAAGCCTGAGTTGAGCTGGAACCAGGAACTGGGCTGGCGCTACACCGAAGACACCCTGGCGCTGAGCGCGACCTTGTTCTACATCAGCTTCAAGGATCGCCAGTTGTCCACCACCGACTTGAACGGTGACTACGCAGTGATCAACGTCGGCAAGGTCGACAACAAAGGCCTGGAGCTGGAATGGAGTGGCCTGTTGCCGCACAACTTCAACTACTACGCCTCCTACACCTACACCCAGTCTGAGCAGAAAGACAATGTGCTCAGCAAGAATGTGTTGCTGCCCACAGCGGGCAAGCAACTGGCCAACGTGCCGGAAAACATGTTCAACCTGGTGTTCGGCTATGACGACTCGCGTTTCTACGGCAACGTTGCGGGCAAATACGTCGGCAGTTTCTACGGCGATTTGACCAACGACGAAAAAATCTCCGGCCGTACCGTGTTTGACCTCAACGCCGGTATCTACTTGCCGGTGGACAAGAAAGTCATCAAGTCCGCGGCCCTGCGGTTCTCGATGCTTAACGTGTTCGACAAGGAATACTTGAGCTCGGCGCGCACCGTGTCGTTCAACTCGGCACCGGTAAACGGCCTGGCGCCGAGCACGGCGTATTACAACGTGGGTGAGGAACGCACGGCGATGGTGTCGCTGGAAGCCAACT